The stretch of DNA GGGCCGATTATTACGGCTTCCTGATGCTGGGCGGTATGTCGGGCGGCGGCATGGGCATGTTCGTAAACCCCGACAAGTACGAGCACTATAAGGTGCGGGTGCTGGAACTGTTGCGCCAGACCAAGCAGGAGCTGTCGGCCTCGCTGCCGTTTGCCATGGAGCCGGTAGTCTACAACTGGAGCATCAACAAGCGCGGCACCTGGGCTGCTTTGCACCAGGGCGCGGAGGCGCTGATGCCGGAGCAGTACTATGCTATTCACGTGTCGCAGCTGGTGAAACAGGAGCCCGAAACCATTGCCTACATCCGGCGGGCGGAAATCGACTTCTTCACCACCCATTGCGAGCAGAATAACCTGGCCTACCCCCTGCTGCGCACCATCGTCAGCAACCTGTTCAAGGTATCAGACCCCACAGCCCAGGGCAACCGTAGCGTGGAGAACGAGAAGGCGGAGCGCATCAAGCAGGAAAACGGCTTCGACTACATTCAGCACGAAGACATTCGGGAGGAGCTGCAAAAGGGCCGCATTGGCCTCTCCCGCAACCGCCTTTCCGAAGACACAACCATTGAGGACGTACAAACGCCCGACGTAGTGCAGTTTGATACGCTAGGCCAGTATGAAGCCGCTGGCGAAGAAGCCATACGCGGGGGCAAAGTGGCCGTACTCAGCCTGGCCGCCGGCGTGGGCAGCCGCTGGACCAAAGGTGCCGGCGTTATCAAGGCCCTGAACCCCTTTGTGGAGTTCAACGGCCGCCACCGCAGCTTCCTGGAGATTCACATGGCCAAAACGCGCCGCGTGGCCCAGCAATACGGCGCGGTTATTCCACACGTGGTGGCCACTAGCTACCTCACCCACGAGCCCATCCGCAAGCAGCTGGCCTCTACCAGCAACTTCGGGTATTCGGGGCCGGTGTACCTCTCTGAGGGCCGCAGCATTGGGCAGCGTTTCGTACCCACCGAGCGGGATTTGCGCTTTATGTGGGAGGAAATGCCTCAGGAGACCCTCGACGAGAACAAGCAGAAAGTGCGCGACGCCGTGCGCGGCAGCATGATCAACTGGGCCAAAGGCAAGGGCGAAGGCACCGACTACGTCGACAACATTGCGGCCCAGCGGTTTTCGCCCCTAGGCCACTGGTACGAGGTATCGAACCTGCTACGCAACGGCACCTTGGCCCAGCTGCTGCGCGAAAACCCGCAGGTGGAAACCCTCATGCTTCACAACATTGATACGCTGGGCGCCGACGTGCACGCGGCGGCACTGGGCTACCACCTGGCCTCGCGTAACGTGCTCACCTTTGAGGTGATACCGCGCCGCATTGAGGACCGCGGCGGCGGACTAGCCCGCGTAAACGGCCAGGTACGCCTGCTGGAAGGCCTTGCCCAACCTCATGAGGAAGACGAGCTAGCCCTGAGCTACTACAACTCCATGACCACCTGGATTCAGGTAGACCCGCTGCTGGCGCTCTTCGGCCTCACCCGCCAAGACCTACAAACTGGCGACGAGGCCCAGCTGGCCCGCGCCGTGCGCAGCGTCGCCCAGCGCATTCCTACCTACGTCACCATCAAAGACGTGAAGTACCGCTGGGGTCACGGTCAGGAGGACATCTACCCCGTAGCACAAATCGAGAAGCTCTGGAGCGACATGTCGGCCCTGCCGGATGTGAAGTGTGGCTACCTGGTAGTGCCCCGCAGCCGCGGCCAGCAGATGAAAGACCCCGCCCAGCTTGACTCCTGGGTAACGGATGGCAGCAAAGCCCACGTGGAGTCGTTGGGTTCGTTTGAATAGATGATAGAATTATCATTCTGAGCTAAGCGAGGAATTTGAGTCAGCCGTATGGTGAACTCAGATTCCTCGCTTAGCTTAGAATGACAAATAGCTAGGCCAGTTGAATACCAACGTTTGGTACTCACCTGGCCTAGCTGTTTGCAACTACCTGTTTAAAACGTCATGTCAAGCATGCCGAGGCATCTCGCGTGTAGACGCGGCAACGCTCACTGTCCTGCTTGATCTGGCGTCCGCGCAGCCGAAGCATCTCTCCCTCTGGCTAATCAACTGGCCTAGCACAGTAATGAAGCGGTAGAGATGCTTCGACTCCGCGGACGCCAGATCAAGCAGGACTGGTTGAAGAAAAGAAGCTAACTACCCTATCAACCCAATATGTGCTCAATCCGACCTAACTCTTCTTCGCTAAACTGGATATTCTCCAGGCAGCGCAAAGAATCCGTGAGTTGCTCGGGTTTGCTGGCTCCAATGAGCACCGACGTTACCCGCTCATCGCGCAGAATCCACGACAGCGCCATTTGGGCCAGGCTTTGACCGCGCTCTTGGGCCAGCGCGTTCAGCTGCTGAATTTGCTGGAGGCGCTCTGGGGTAAGCTGGTTTTCGGTGAGGAAGCCCACGCCTTTCGCCACGCGCGAGTCGTCGGGGATGCCGTGGAGGTATTTGTCGGTGAGCAGGCCTTGGGCCAAGGGAGAGAATGGGATGCAGCCCACGCCTTCCTGGCCTAGCAGGTCCAGCAGGCCGCCTTCTACCCAGCGCTCAAACATGGAGTACTTGGGCTGGTGAATGAGGCAGGGCGTGCCCAGCTCCTTGAGAATCTGCATGGCCCGGGCCGCTTCCTCGGGCTGGTAGTTGCTGATGCCCACGTACAGCGCTTTGCCTTGGCGCACCACATGGTCGAGGGCGCCCATGGTTTCTTCCAGGGGCGTGTCTGGGTCGGGGCGGTGCGAGTAGAAGATGTCCACGTAGTCCAGCTTCATGCGCTTGAGGCTCTGGTCGAGGCTGGATATGAGGTATTTGCGGGAGCCCCACTCGCCGTAGGGCCCCTCCCACATGTGGTAGCCGGCCTTGGTGGAGATGATGAGCTCGTCGCGGTAGCCGCGGAAATCTTCCTTCAGGATGCGGCCGAAGTTGGTTTCGGCAGAGCCGGGCGGCGGACCGTAGTTGTTGGCCAGGTCAAAGTGCGTCACGCCGCTGTCGAAGGCCCGGTGCAGGATGGCGCGGAAGTTACTAAGTACATCCACGTCGCCGAAGTTGTGCCAGAGGCCTAGCGATACAGCCGGCAGCTTGAGGCCACTCCGGCCGCAGCGCCGGTAGAGCATGGAAGAATAACGGGAGGGGTTGGGTTTGTAGGGCATCTAGAAAGTATATGGTAGGATCAAGGCAGTAAGTACGCAGGAACCAGAACAATGCCAGCTCAGCAGCAGCCATTTTTTTGCGAAGGGTCCCCTATCTTTCTCCGCGAAACCTTTACTAGTGATACGATCTACCCATTTCTTGACGTAATGACTACCCCTCAAATCCGCTCCCTCCGTCCTTTCATTGGTGCCAAAGATTTTGCCGTTTCGCGCAGCTTTTACCAAGCCTGGGGTTTCGCTGAAACGGTGCTGTCGCCGGCCATGTCTGTCTTTTCTCGCGAGGGCGTAAGCTTTTACCTGCAGGATTACTATGCGCCCGAATGGGTAGGCAACACCATGCTGTTTCTGGAAGTTAAAGACGTAGAGCAGTACTGGGTTGAGCTAATGGCGCTGGATTTGCCCGGCCGCTACGCTGGGGTGCGGGTTCTGCCCATCCGGCACGAGGACTGGGGTAAGGAAGGCTTCGTGCACGACCCCTCCGGCGTGCTTTGGCATATCGGCGAGTTTAACTAAAGCATAGCTCTCCTATGCTACTTATATCTGTTTAGCCTGTTGCACATGAAATTATTATTTGCTTTTGCACTGGCACTGTTTCCCATCTTAGCTTCTGGTCAATCGCCTAGGCCTAGGCCAGAAAATGTATATCTGAAGGCTTTCCAATACATCAAGTCCGATTCTGAATATCTCAGGATGCGAGGCAATAGCAACTGCGTGGCTGTATTTGACAGTATTGTTCATCAGAACCAGTTAATATTTCTGGATGAGCTGGGCAAACAATGGGGGTACACAGGCTATAAAAAGGAGAACCGCTTGCTGGACTCGCTGGAGACGGTTGATCGGTTAACGTACCACAAGCCATACTATTCCGCAGTAACTGCCTCGTTAACTAGGGCTTCTGGTAGCCAAAAAGGCTGCATGGTTATCATGTTCTCGAGGCTGCACAATAACATGCTATTAGCTGAAGTCAGCGACAATGGGGAAGATGGCACAGGTCGAAATCATATTATTTCCACGTTTGATCAGTCACTCTTATACCTGATAGTATTTGGCGCAGATGGAAAGGTGCAGCAGCATTACACGAAGATTCTAAGCTATAACTAGCCTACCACCTCCTGGCTCTTTCTCGAAAATCTCCCCGACCTTCGGCCACTCTTTTGCCTGTTTCGTTGTTATCAACGAATCTACAAATACTCCCTTCTTTTGTCTGAACAACCTACCTATACCGACCCTTACGCGCTAGAGAAAGAGCTGCGCAAGGTGGAAGGCCTCATGAAGCTCGAGCAGCAGGAGGACCTGGAACAATTCAAAATCAAGAGCGCCAAGGCCTCCATTGCGGAACGCCAGCAGCGCGGCCTGACGTGGTATCCCGTCAAAATAACCAAGGAAGATATCGGCTTCGGCGGTAAGCTCGTCATTGAGCTGGAGCGCCCCGCTAATTTAGGAGGCCTACACCTGTTTCAGGTGGGCAAAAACGCGGCCCTGTTCGGGAATATTCCGGGCCGCTCGGGCTCCGACAGGCCTACGCTCAACGGCGTTATTACCAGCGTAAAGCGCAACAAAATCCTGCTGGCCACCACCAAGGAAGACCTCCCCGACTGGGTAGACGAGGGCAAGCTAGGCGTGGATCTGACCTTCGATGAGGTCAGCTACCGCGAGATGGAGTACGCCCTGGGCAAAGTAATGGGGGCCTACGATGGCCGCCTGGCGGAGCTGCGCGACGTGCTGCTCGGCGCCAAGCCAGCTCGCTACAAGCACGAGTCAGAAATACAGCTCTACTACCCTTCTCCCCTCAACGACTCCCAGCTGGCCGCAGTGCGCCACGTGCTAGCGGCGCAGGATGTAGCCATCATTCACGGCCCGCCCGGCACCGGCAAAACCACTACGCTAGTGCAGGCCATTCTGGAAACCATTCGGCGGGAGCGGCGGGTGCTGGTGTGTGCCCCCAGCAACACGGCCGTGGATTTGCTGACGGAAAAACTGGCTGAGCGTAACGTGAACGTGATTCGGATGGGCAACCCTTCGCGGGTGTCGGATTTGCTGCTGCAGCACACGCTGGATGCGCAGATCATGAACCATAAGAGCTATGCGGAGCTGAAAAGCCTGCGCCAGACGGCGGAGCAGTACCGCGAGCAAGCCGGCAAATTCAAGCGCCACTTTGGCTGGGAAGAGCGTGAGCAGCGCCGCCACCTGAAGGAGCAGGCCCACTTGCTGCTGCAGGAGTCCGATCAGCTGGAGCGCTACATCACGGAGGATCTGCTGGAGCAGGTGCAGGTGATTACCTGCACGCTGGTGGGCGCTAGCAACCGTGCCATCCGCCACCTGAACTACGAAACCGTGTTCATCGACGAAGCGGCCCAGGCGCTGGAGCCCGGCTGCTGGATTCCGATTACCAAGGCCAACCGCGTGGTGCTGGCCGGCGACCATCAGCAGCTGCCTCCTACGGTGAAGAGCGAGAAAGCCGCCCAAGGTGGCCTACGCGAGACGCTGTTCGAGAAGTGCATCAAGCGCCAGCCCGATACGGCCCGCATGCTGGAGGTGCAGTACCGCATGCACGAGCAGATTATGGAGTTCAGCTCGGAGCAGTTCTACGAAGGTCGCCTGAAAGCCGCGCCCAGCGTGGCCCACGCCGACCTGCCCGACTACGACCTGCGCTTCGCCCCCGACATGGCCGTGGAGTTTCTGGATACGGCTGGTTTCGGCTTCCAGGAAATCACCATCGAGGAAAGCCGCTCTACCGCCAACCCCGAGGAAGCCGACCTGCTGCTCAAGCGCCTCTCGCAGCTGCTAGAGCCCTACGACCAGGCCGAGCACGAAGCCGATCTGCTCACCATCGGCGTCATTGCTCCCTACCGCGCCCAAATCAACTATTTGAAGGATGCTGTAGAGGAAAACGATGAGTTGGTAGGCCTCCTGGAGCACCGCATGCTGAGCATCGGCACCGTCGACTCGTTCCAGGGCCAGGAGCGCGACATCATTGCCATCAGTCTCACGCGCAGCAATACGCAGGGCGAAATCGGCTTCTTGTCGGACATCCGCCGCATGAACGTGGGCATGACTCGCGCCCGCCGCAAGTTGCTGCTGGTGGGTGATTCCAGCACGCTGGGCTCCCACCCTTTCTACAAAGCCTTCCTAGATTATGTGGAAAGCATTGGAGCCTACCGCACCGCTTGGGAACTGCAGTAGCGGTGAAGTGGTGAGGTGGTGATTGAGTGAAGTGGCCTAGGCCTGTTGTCATTGCGAGGACGAAGGACGAAGCAATCCTTCCTTAGCCCTCTGCACATGTTACCCTAAGATGAGAAAAGCCCTTACGTCCACGCTGGAGGTAAGGGCTTTTCGATTTAGAAGGATTCGCGCGTTGAATAAAAAAGATTGCTTCGTCGTGCCTCCTCGCAATGACAACAGGCCTAGGCCACTTCACTCAATCACCACCTGCCCCTCCGTATCTATTCAGCCCTTCGTACGAACACTAAAAAGCCCTATTCCAAGGAACGAGGCTTCTTTTTGCACGTACCTGCTAGCACAATTTCACCTAGCAGTTCCACCCATGCCTACCTATTCCATTGTAATCCACGGCGGGGCCGTAACCATGGACCCTAGCAAGATGACGCCCGATCTGGAAGCCGTCATTCGGGAAGGCCTTCAGCAAGCCCTACAAGCCGGCTGGGAAGTGCTGAACGGTGGCGGCAGCGCCCTCAATGCCGTGGAAGCCACCGTGCGCACCCTCGAAAACAACGAGCACTTTAACGCCGGCCGCGGCAGCAGCCTCAACATACAGGGCGAGGTAGAGATGGATGCCTCTATAATGGATGGCCGGACGTTACGCGCCGGCGCGGTCAACAGCGTGCGGTACGTGAGAAACCCCATCACCCTGGCCCGGACCGTAATGGAAAAGTGCAAGCACGTGTACATTTCCGCCGAAGGTGCCGTTGAGTTTGCCCTGCAACATGGCTTAGAGATGGAGGCTGTGCACTACTTCGAGACGGAAAAGGCCCGTAAGGAGTGGCTGGAAATCATTCAGCAGGAAGAAAAAGAACCGCAGGGGCACGACACCGTTGGGGCCGTAGCCCTCGACCAGGACGGCAACCTGGCCGTGGCCACCAGCACGGGCGGCATTGAGGGCCAGCTCAAAGGCCGCGTCGGCGACAGTCCTATCATTGGCGGCGGTTCCTACGCGGTCAACGAGGCCTGCGCCGTTTCCTGCACCGGCGACGGTGAGGTTATCATGCGCGGCGCCTTGGCCCATGAGGTGTATGCCCTCGTTAAGTACAAAGGCCTCTCAGCCCCAGAAGCCTGCCGCGAAGCCCTAAAGCTCCGCGACGAGGACCTCAAAGGCGACAAAGGCTTCATCGCCATCGACAAAGACGGCCACGTGGCCATCGAGAGCAACACCAACATCATGCGCTGCGCCTACCGCATCGGCGAAGCAGAGCCCTTTGTGGCTGTATGGCACGAGGAGCTGGATAAACAGGCCTAGAACATTCTCAGGGCTGAAGCATAGGTGTAGAGACGCAATATTTTGCGTCTCGTCGTTGAACGACTGGTGTAGACCGGCCTAGAGGCAATGGCTAAACAATGTCAGCAACGAACGACGAGACGCAAAATGTTGCGTCTCTACCCTTAGAAGCAAAACTCTTTGCGCTTAGGTGATAAGCTTCTTCGTTCACTATTACAGGTCAATCACCGACATAGTATGCGGGGCGTCGGACTTCTTATTGACGAAGTTTTTCTCCGGCTTATCGAAATCAGAAATGTACAAGCGGTTGCCCTTCAGCAGTACTTCGGCGGGCTGGTCTAGTAGGCCTCCTGCCCCGTCGGTGTCGCCGTTTTGGGCGAGGGTGGTCACGGAGTTGTCTTTGAGGTTGATTACCTCAATGGCGTTTTCGCGCGAGTTACACACATAGGCCTTATCGGTTTTGCGGTCGATGATGAGGCCGTCGATGCAGGGGATTTGCTTGCCGGTGAGCGTGAGAGTTTCCTGCTTATCCAGGCTGCCATCGGGCTTGAGCGTGACGCGGTAGAACTTACCGTCGCCGAAGGAGCCAGTGTAAAGGCGGCCCTGGCTGTCGTAGTCCATGCCATCGGCGCCGTTATCGACGCCGGTTTCGTTCACGGTGGTCGTGAACATGGCCAGCACGTGCGGGTCCTTGGTTTTAGGCTTCAGGTGGATGGGGCCTTTGCTGAGCTCGGCCAGCGTGAAGTGCAGGATGGCGCTGCCCTTGTCGTTGTCGGGCATGTCCCACTGGCTGTCGGTCACGTAGAGCGTGTTGCCCTTCCAGACCACCGCATTGGCCAGGGCAAAGTTATCGACCACCGTTTCCACCTTGCCGGGCTTGCCGTTCTGCACCTGCACCCGCATCAGCCGAGACTTAAAATCCTTGCTGTTTTCGTACTGGTTTTCGGCGTAGTAGAGGTTGCCATCGGGCCCGAAGGCCAGGTCCATAGGCGCGGCCTTTTTGGTGGTGGGTTCTACGGGCAGGTTGGTGAGGTAGGGCTTGAGTTCAGTGTCGGTCATCTCCATGAGCACCGCCGGGTAGGAGTTGTTGGCCAGGTTGGGCACCGACAGAATGAGGCTGCCGTTGGGCGCCAGCGCCAGGCCATCAGGAGTGTTGTGGGCCTCGTCGAGGGTGTGTAGCAGCTTGGGGCTACCGATGTTGGCTACAGTATCAGCCGAGGCAGGCGCAGTGGCGGTGGAGTCACCGGGCTGGGTGGCGGGGGTGCTATTCTCGGAGTTGGTGGAGTTAGACTGGCAGCTAGCCAGCAAGGCGCCGCTTACTAGAAGCGCAGGAAAGATAGTTTTCATGGGAAAGATGAGGGAAGGGCTAGAAAGGCCGAACGTGGTTAATACAAGTGTATTCTTGAGCTTAACGGCCAGCGGATAACCCTGTTAGGCAATGCCAAAATTTTACTTAGCCACAACTCCCCCGGCCGGGTTGAAGTATGACAAAGGGTTCGGGGCTCGTTTTTAGCGGTCATTTCCGTAACTAGCCAGCCGAACCTATTTCTCACCCATCCCCCGGACGCCCGCGTCCTTTCCAGTATTATGGCCCAGATCAGCCCCAACAAAGTCGTCACCATCACCTACGACCTAAGTGTGACCGACGAAAACCAAGAGAAAGTTCTCGTAGAATCGGCCGAAGAAGATGCGCCGATGGTCTTCCTCTTTGGCCAGAGTGGCCTACCCGAAGAGTTTGAGCGCCAGCTCGACGGCAAGCAGGCCGGCGACACGTTCAACTTCTCCCTCACTCCCGAGCAGGCCTACGGCGACTACGACCAGCAAGCCGTAGTGGATATCCCCAAAAACGTATTCGAAATCGATGGTAAAATCGATGACGAGATGGTGCAGGTAGGCAACTTTCTGCCAATGGCCGACAACCAGGGCCACCACATGCAGGGCAAAATCGTCGACATCGGCGCCGACACCATCAAAATGGACTTCAACCACCCCCTTGCCGGCATGGTAATGCACTTCGACGGCAAAGTAGCCGAAGTACGCGAAGCCACCCGCGAAGAGCTAGACCACGGCCACGTACACGGCGAAGGCGGACATCAGCACTAAGCTAATTGCGCTTTATTGGTAGTGAAACGGGGCCATTATGGCCCCGTTTTTATTCTTATAACCTGTTTTATGAATCAATATTACCGTCTAACTATTGGCTGCCTTTTCTTGCTATCTGCTTGTCAGGAATCTACCCAAGAAGCGCCGGTCCAACGTGCTAAGCATAATAAATTAACACTTGTAAATGATTCTCCTAAATCACCACCTCAAGTATTTTCTATTGATACAACCGCTATTTTAACCAACCTACATTTAGAGGAAATACTTAAGAAAATAGAACAGGATAGTTTAATTGAGAGCAGAAAGGTGAGTTCTATCCCTCCGATTATTTCCTCATTTTTAAAGCATTACGGTGGCCCTTCATTCTCTATAGCTGATTATGGCCAACCATTTAATGCTACCGACAATATCATTGAGGAGCGTTCAAACCGACAATTACTTTACCTAGGGGTAGGCAAGAAAACGATTATAATAGCCTACTATTTAGGCGGATTTGGTTTATCTGAGCGGGTCCTTCTTTTCGAGATGGATAATAATTCTATTAAAGATTTCTGGACTGGATACTTAAGAAGCGATGCTTTAACTAAGAACCAGATTATCCAGGTTTTGCGCACCAACAGGAATAGAAATTGGGGCACAAATACCAATATACTTTACTTCTAAAAGAAAATGTCTTTCAATAATCCTTAGCCTCCACAGCCGCATGCAGCTCCGGCCAGAACTCCGCGAAATCTGCTTCATACGCAGGCAGCTCCTTCAGGAACGCCGCTGCTCCGGTGGCTAACACCGTGGCGGTGGGCACGCGGCGCGAGAGGCCTAGCAAGGCTTGCTCTAGGCCAGTTGGGTGGGCGTAGCCGGTGAGCCAGTCGCCCTGGCGCATGTAGTGAAACATCTGCTGCAGGCGCTCCGGCAGCTCGTGGCGGCGAGCGTGCAGCAGGGCGTACATACGTTGGGCGAAAGCAGGCAGCGGCTCGGCGGAGTGGTAGTGGTACTGGGCAAAGTCGCGGGCCAGTAGGTGGTCGTAGGCCACATCGGATACTACACCGGCCCACTTGCCGAGGCCGGCTTCGCGGAGGCGGGCCGTGGTGCGCCGCACCACGGGGTGGGCATCGGTGAAGGTATCGATGAAGCGGTGCAGTTGGATGCCGCGCTGCACGGCGGGTGGGTAGGCCAGTAGGCCGGCCCGGCCGCGTACGGCTTCGGCAGCAAAGTTGCCCACTACAATATCTTCGTAGTCGGGTGTAGTGGCGGGGGTGCCGGAGAGCAGCAGATGAGCAAGAAAATTCATGGGCAGCGGAAGGTCGGCAAAAATACTGTAGCTGAACCTTCAGCCGCCTCGGCCGTATTTCCTACCTCCATCCTATACCACCAAAACCCGAAGACAATGGCTGAGCAAGTTGCCCAAAGTCACGATGTGACTAAGCTGATCGATAGAATCAAAGATATTAAGATTGCCATGCTGACCACCGCCGATGCAGACGGTGGCCTCCATAGCCGCCCGATGTACACCCAGAAGCCCGAGGCCGATGGTACGCTGTGGTTTTTCACTGAGAAAGACTCGGCTAAGATTTACGAAGTGCGTAAAGACCAGCACGTAAACCTGGGCTACTCCAAGCCCGACGATAACCTGTACGTGTCGATTTCAGGCACTGCCTCTATCGTAACGGATCAGGCCAAAATCAAAGAACTGTACACGGAAGGCCTTCGCGCCTGGTTCCCCAAGGGCTCCGATGACCCCAACATTGCCCTGTTAAAGATTAACATCGACCGTGGTGAGTACTGGGACCAGCCTAGCAACGTGCTGGTGCGCGCCTTCGGCTACGTGAAAGCCGTAGCTACCGGCGAGCGGTACCAGCCCACCGGCGACGAGCACGCTCAGGTGAACCCCAAGTAGCCTGTAGGCCACTTCAGTAAACTGTAAGGGTCGGAAGCAATTCCGGCCCTTTTTTGTTGTTTCGGGCAGGCGGCCATTCCTTACTTCGTGCCGACGATGGTTCCCGCGGAAGACGCAGTGTTTTCGCGGAGGACGCAGAGTCGTTCTTTCTAACTAGTATTCTTTTGCTTACTACTCTTTCTATTCTTACGCTGAAGCCGGGCAACGTCCGCTGGGGGCTGGCCCAGATGGGCACGGCGCAACGGCCACTGCAGCGGGTACCGGGCCTGCGGTTTCAGAAGCTACTAGGCAGCGGCGCAGGCGGCTTTGGCTTTATGCCCAACCTGCACCGCTACGGCTTTATGGCCGTGTGGGACTCCCCCGAAGCCGCCGAAGCCTTTTTCACCACGCACCCGCTGTGGCAGGAGTATCAGCAGCGCACCGAGGAAATCTGGACGGCCGAGTTGGCACCGATTAAATCGCACGGGCTCTGGGATGGGGTAAACCCCTTCGACTACCCCACGGAAGATACGGCTCCTGACGGCCCCGTCGCCGTGCTCACCCGCGCCTCCATCCGGTGGCAGAAAACGCCCCGTTTCTGGCGCTACGTGGCCCCCACCAGCGCCACCGTGGCCGATGCCCCCGGCGTGCGCGCTGCCATAGGCCTAGGCGAACTGCCCGTAGTGCGGCAAGCAACCGTGAGCCTCTGGGAATCGGCGCAGGCCATGCAGGACTACGCCTACCGCAGCGAGAAGCACAAGGAAGTCATCAAGCTCACCCGCCAGGAGAAGTGGTACGGCGAGGAGCTATTCGCCCGCTTCCGGGTGCTAAGCGCCGAAGGAACCTGGGACGGCCGCACACTTCTGGCTGATGAATAAGTTTGTTTGCACTGTAGAGACGCGATACTTGGTTACGCCGACCTTTGGTTCGCGTCTCGGCGTTGAACGGCTGACCAGGGTATGTGAGAGCCCCGACAAAATTGTCCGTTTTGCTGAGCTTGCTAAAGCACCTCTTCCGTTACGTTAGGCTGGTGCTAGGGCGGTTGAATAGTCAGGGGTAGAGATGCTTTGCCAAGCTCAGCAAAACGGCCTAAAATAGGGCAACGTACCGTTTTGCTCATCGTCCGCACAGGTGCTGGAAGTGGAGCGTAACACAATCCTACAGGTGCCCGCTGCCCGCTGTGGCCTAGAGCTGCTGGAGCAACATGCACATTCAGTTTAGCCGTTTAGTAGAAAGCCGACGCCCCTTCTATTTACTAAGATGCAGGCCACTGATCGGCCCAAATGCCTTTAGCATAATGAATTAAACCGAAAGCATTTGCTCGTTTTTTGGTGATACCTACGTTCGCCTCAACGGAATTTTTTGCTTCACATGCTGAAAGGATACGTAACAATGCCGTAGTTTTGCAGCATGCTTCAACCAAAAAACCTGTTGATGAAGCGTGGGGCCCTGCTCAGCAAGGAACCGCGAGTAG from Hymenobacter taeanensis encodes:
- a CDS encoding SMP-30/gluconolactonase/LRE family protein — translated: MKTIFPALLVSGALLASCQSNSTNSENSTPATQPGDSTATAPASADTVANIGSPKLLHTLDEAHNTPDGLALAPNGSLILSVPNLANNSYPAVLMEMTDTELKPYLTNLPVEPTTKKAAPMDLAFGPDGNLYYAENQYENSKDFKSRLMRVQVQNGKPGKVETVVDNFALANAVVWKGNTLYVTDSQWDMPDNDKGSAILHFTLAELSKGPIHLKPKTKDPHVLAMFTTTVNETGVDNGADGMDYDSQGRLYTGSFGDGKFYRVTLKPDGSLDKQETLTLTGKQIPCIDGLIIDRKTDKAYVCNSRENAIEVINLKDNSVTTLAQNGDTDGAGGLLDQPAEVLLKGNRLYISDFDKPEKNFVNKKSDAPHTMSVIDL
- a CDS encoding spheroidene monooxygenase; amino-acid sequence: MLTTLSILTLKPGNVRWGLAQMGTAQRPLQRVPGLRFQKLLGSGAGGFGFMPNLHRYGFMAVWDSPEAAEAFFTTHPLWQEYQQRTEEIWTAELAPIKSHGLWDGVNPFDYPTEDTAPDGPVAVLTRASIRWQKTPRFWRYVAPTSATVADAPGVRAAIGLGELPVVRQATVSLWESAQAMQDYAYRSEKHKEVIKLTRQEKWYGEELFARFRVLSAEGTWDGRTLLADE
- a CDS encoding ACP phosphodiesterase — protein: MNFLAHLLLSGTPATTPDYEDIVVGNFAAEAVRGRAGLLAYPPAVQRGIQLHRFIDTFTDAHPVVRRTTARLREAGLGKWAGVVSDVAYDHLLARDFAQYHYHSAEPLPAFAQRMYALLHARRHELPERLQQMFHYMRQGDWLTGYAHPTGLEQALLGLSRRVPTATVLATGAAAFLKELPAYEADFAEFWPELHAAVEAKDY
- a CDS encoding FKBP-type peptidyl-prolyl cis-trans isomerase, translating into MAQISPNKVVTITYDLSVTDENQEKVLVESAEEDAPMVFLFGQSGLPEEFERQLDGKQAGDTFNFSLTPEQAYGDYDQQAVVDIPKNVFEIDGKIDDEMVQVGNFLPMADNQGHHMQGKIVDIGADTIKMDFNHPLAGMVMHFDGKVAEVREATREELDHGHVHGEGGHQH
- a CDS encoding pyridoxamine 5'-phosphate oxidase family protein; this encodes MAEQVAQSHDVTKLIDRIKDIKIAMLTTADADGGLHSRPMYTQKPEADGTLWFFTEKDSAKIYEVRKDQHVNLGYSKPDDNLYVSISGTASIVTDQAKIKELYTEGLRAWFPKGSDDPNIALLKINIDRGEYWDQPSNVLVRAFGYVKAVATGERYQPTGDEHAQVNPK